A stretch of the Filimonas lacunae genome encodes the following:
- a CDS encoding PKD domain-containing protein produces the protein MKCKIIILIIALFAWYSGIAQNVTNKGLEFWVGYGHHQYMESNCDGSGTPTNSMNMVIYLSAEEACTVTVTLDSSSVGPFNNSAYEKVYNIPANTVISTEIIPKGINNATQSGTNPNYDARLITDPPPAGTGGEGLFRKKGIHIVSTKPIVAYAHIYGSVASGATMLLPVTAWGHNYTSMNSEQRDASMSYSWMYVIAKENNTMVRITPSVATRLGKPAGQTFDVLLQKGQIYQVVAQSDCATGDGPELTGTTVQSIAGPDGECHTVAVFAGSGRTAGEQTECGTGSGRDNDIQQLFPEQTWGKRYLTVPFSSANSAAGSPTQLQTCVYKVLVRDPTTVVRRNGVVLTGLIKNKYYRYKSNTMDSIIADKPIMVGQFMSMGNGCGTGLGDPEMVYLSPMEQAITRVGFYRNDKESIVINYLTLVVPTKGVGSLRIDGSTTYTTFPHATPGYTVVVKSWPAAKAQCTVTCDSAFTGITYGLGGAESYAYNAGTYLNNLNGIRNLHNSSDTTNGGKNSHAYTCEGSPVELSILLRYQVTKLVWKLSALGFDIMPNLDVTLDPASTAYKGTVTNNGVLYYKYTLPGTYTFNKAGTFYVQVLATSPSLTDYCNNTEEFYMGFEVKAKPVADFTIANTTGCVKDTTFLTGPAATSLSNIQQWLWTFPDGSVSHSKDTSKILSAAGSNTVTLRVVSEEGCVAEVAKQVSLYAVPTASVTAAPASACEGSEITLTPSAAYAGSAVINKYYWNFANGKDSTATAAGVQKVLYNKPGSYEVKLVTGVSKLCVSDTARKVVAIYSKPVIDITYPAGCLPADGVVQFTNNTATPDGQTITAHAWNFGDATATPANPNTATVASPSHVYAANSYQISYRATSSQGCITDTVIKATFSVMPVVNFPALTAVCENAAAYSIAIATVNGSVVTGGTYSGNGVATDGTFTPATAGPGVHTISYSYTAAGGCTVTKTSAIEVYARPLASFTATSSVCLGEQVHIVPAATAGIYSWNWQLGNGTSVVYNNGNAFDVPYASAGNYNVVLATVSSQGCRSLPDTQKVSVHPLPVADFTAPVKICLPGDAAFVNTSTVADNSTLNYVWNFGDGTATVTTKAPSHTYATAGTYAVVLTATSSYGCVSTTTKSVNDFYARPVAAFTIAPEQVCEGTPVTLTDASTPADGIAKRSWNLGDNGPDVAGKVVEKLYNNARTYTVQLTVTNNASCTATVSKQVVVHPQPQIDAGKSFAVQEGTQIQFEATSNSSSFAFSWTPAADLSNASVLQPKLVVNRDATYRLTAVGDYSCTATDSLTVKVLKIVVVPNAFTPNGDNINDKWEIANLSDYADCVVQVFNRYGQKMLEQKGYQVPWNGKINGRDVPVGTYYYVIRLGDGSAPLTGSITIIR, from the coding sequence ATGAAGTGTAAAATCATTATTCTTATTATAGCCTTGTTTGCCTGGTATTCAGGTATAGCTCAAAACGTTACCAATAAAGGGCTGGAGTTTTGGGTAGGGTATGGGCACCATCAGTATATGGAAAGCAATTGTGATGGATCGGGTACACCTACCAATAGCATGAACATGGTGATATACCTGAGCGCAGAGGAAGCCTGTACGGTAACCGTAACGTTGGATAGCAGTTCGGTAGGGCCTTTTAACAACAGTGCTTATGAGAAAGTATATAATATTCCGGCTAATACCGTTATCAGCACCGAAATAATACCCAAGGGCATTAACAATGCTACGCAAAGCGGCACCAATCCTAACTATGATGCCAGGCTGATCACCGATCCGCCACCGGCAGGAACGGGTGGGGAAGGATTGTTTAGAAAAAAAGGAATTCATATTGTAAGTACCAAGCCTATTGTGGCTTATGCGCATATATATGGCAGCGTGGCTTCGGGAGCTACCATGTTGTTGCCGGTAACGGCCTGGGGACATAATTACACTTCTATGAACTCGGAGCAAAGAGATGCTTCTATGTCATATTCCTGGATGTATGTGATAGCCAAAGAGAATAACACGATGGTGCGTATTACGCCATCGGTGGCTACCCGTTTAGGAAAGCCGGCAGGTCAAACATTTGATGTTTTGTTACAAAAAGGCCAGATATACCAGGTGGTAGCGCAAAGCGATTGTGCCACCGGTGATGGGCCTGAGCTTACCGGCACCACCGTGCAAAGTATAGCAGGGCCGGATGGCGAATGTCATACCGTTGCGGTGTTTGCTGGCAGTGGTCGTACGGCAGGTGAGCAAACAGAGTGCGGAACGGGTAGCGGACGTGATAATGATATTCAGCAACTGTTTCCCGAACAAACCTGGGGCAAACGGTATTTAACTGTTCCTTTTTCATCAGCCAACAGTGCTGCAGGTTCTCCTACCCAGTTGCAAACCTGTGTATATAAAGTGCTGGTACGCGACCCCACCACTGTAGTAAGGCGTAATGGAGTGGTGTTAACCGGATTGATCAAGAACAAATATTATCGTTATAAAAGCAATACCATGGATTCTATCATAGCTGATAAGCCTATTATGGTAGGGCAGTTTATGAGCATGGGTAACGGTTGTGGAACAGGCCTGGGCGATCCGGAAATGGTATATCTCAGCCCGATGGAGCAAGCCATTACCCGCGTGGGCTTTTACAGAAATGATAAAGAAAGTATTGTGATCAACTATCTTACGCTGGTAGTGCCTACCAAAGGGGTAGGTTCTTTGCGTATAGATGGTTCTACTACCTATACTACTTTTCCGCATGCTACACCGGGTTACACGGTGGTAGTGAAATCGTGGCCTGCCGCCAAAGCGCAATGTACCGTTACATGCGATTCGGCATTTACAGGTATCACGTACGGTTTGGGTGGTGCAGAAAGCTATGCCTATAATGCCGGTACCTATCTTAATAATCTGAATGGTATCCGAAATTTGCATAACAGCAGCGATACCACAAATGGAGGTAAAAACAGCCATGCTTATACCTGTGAAGGTTCGCCGGTAGAGTTATCTATATTGCTTCGTTACCAGGTAACCAAACTGGTGTGGAAGCTGAGTGCACTGGGTTTTGATATTATGCCTAACCTGGATGTTACATTAGATCCGGCTTCCACTGCTTATAAAGGAACGGTTACCAATAATGGTGTACTGTATTATAAATACACATTGCCCGGCACGTATACCTTTAATAAGGCAGGTACGTTTTATGTGCAGGTGCTGGCTACCAGCCCATCCTTAACCGACTATTGTAATAATACCGAGGAGTTTTACATGGGTTTTGAAGTGAAAGCGAAACCGGTGGCAGACTTTACTATCGCTAATACAACAGGGTGTGTGAAAGATACTACTTTCCTGACGGGGCCGGCTGCTACCTCTTTATCTAATATTCAGCAATGGTTGTGGACATTCCCGGATGGAAGCGTTAGTCACAGTAAAGACACCAGTAAAATATTGTCTGCTGCGGGAAGTAATACGGTTACGCTCCGGGTGGTTTCGGAAGAGGGTTGTGTGGCCGAGGTGGCTAAACAGGTAAGTCTGTATGCAGTGCCAACTGCATCTGTAACGGCAGCGCCCGCTTCGGCCTGTGAGGGAAGTGAGATTACTTTAACCCCGTCGGCTGCTTATGCAGGTTCAGCTGTAATTAATAAATACTACTGGAACTTTGCCAACGGTAAAGACAGTACAGCCACCGCTGCCGGTGTGCAAAAGGTATTGTACAATAAGCCGGGTAGTTATGAAGTGAAGCTGGTAACAGGGGTGAGTAAGCTTTGTGTAAGTGATACTGCGCGTAAAGTGGTGGCTATTTATAGTAAACCTGTTATTGATATCACGTATCCGGCAGGCTGTTTACCGGCTGATGGGGTAGTGCAGTTTACCAACAACACTGCTACGCCTGATGGTCAAACCATTACTGCACATGCCTGGAATTTTGGTGATGCTACTGCTACACCGGCCAATCCTAACACGGCTACAGTAGCCAGCCCTTCGCATGTGTATGCGGCCAACAGTTACCAGATAAGCTATCGTGCTACTTCTTCGCAGGGGTGTATTACCGATACCGTTATTAAAGCCACGTTTAGTGTAATGCCGGTGGTAAACTTCCCGGCATTAACGGCGGTGTGTGAAAATGCAGCAGCCTATTCAATTGCTATTGCTACTGTTAATGGTAGTGTGGTTACAGGAGGTACGTATAGCGGCAATGGAGTAGCGACAGATGGTACCTTCACGCCCGCCACTGCTGGTCCGGGTGTGCACACCATCAGCTATAGCTACACCGCAGCAGGAGGTTGTACCGTAACTAAAACATCTGCTATAGAAGTATACGCCCGCCCGCTGGCTTCCTTTACGGCTACCAGTAGTGTTTGTTTGGGCGAACAGGTGCACATAGTACCAGCTGCTACAGCTGGCATTTACAGCTGGAACTGGCAGTTGGGCAATGGTACTTCTGTAGTGTATAATAATGGCAATGCGTTTGATGTGCCTTATGCCAGTGCCGGTAATTATAATGTGGTGCTGGCTACGGTGAGCAGCCAGGGATGCCGCAGCTTACCCGATACGCAAAAGGTAAGTGTGCATCCGTTACCGGTGGCCGATTTTACGGCACCTGTAAAAATATGTTTGCCGGGGGATGCGGCGTTTGTTAATACCAGCACCGTGGCCGATAACAGTACCCTGAATTATGTTTGGAATTTTGGCGATGGCACGGCTACAGTAACTACTAAAGCGCCATCGCATACCTATGCCACTGCCGGAACCTACGCAGTGGTGCTTACCGCCACTTCTTCCTATGGTTGTGTAAGCACTACTACTAAAAGTGTAAATGATTTTTATGCCAGGCCGGTAGCAGCATTTACCATTGCTCCGGAGCAGGTGTGTGAGGGTACGCCGGTAACTTTAACCGATGCAAGTACGCCTGCAGACGGTATTGCGAAGCGGAGCTGGAACCTGGGTGACAATGGGCCTGATGTGGCAGGTAAGGTGGTAGAAAAATTATATAACAATGCCCGTACTTACACGGTTCAGTTAACTGTTACCAATAATGCATCCTGTACGGCTACGGTATCTAAACAAGTGGTAGTGCATCCGCAACCACAGATAGATGCCGGTAAATCGTTTGCGGTGCAGGAAGGTACGCAGATACAATTTGAAGCCACTTCCAACTCGTCGTCCTTCGCATTTAGCTGGACGCCTGCGGCTGATTTATCCAACGCATCTGTATTGCAGCCAAAGCTGGTGGTGAACAGGGATGCTACTTATCGTTTAACTGCTGTAGGGGACTACTCCTGCACAGCTACCGATTCATTAACGGTAAAAGTATTGAAGATAGTAGTGGTGCCCAATGCCTTTACACCTAATGGCGATAATATCAATGATAAATGGGAGATAGCGAATTTGTCTGATTATGCGGATTGTGTGGTGCAGGTGTTTAACCGTTACGGACAAAAAATGCTGGAACAGAAGGGTTACCAGGTACCGTGGAATGGTAAGATAAATGGCAGGGATGTACCTGTGGGAACTTACTACTATGTAATAAGATTAG